Proteins from one Litoribrevibacter albus genomic window:
- the rimO gene encoding 30S ribosomal protein S12 methylthiotransferase RimO, whose protein sequence is MSDSKTNTASGKGKVGFVSLGCPKNTVDSERILTQLKTEGYEISPSYDDADVVLVNTCGFIDSAVQESLDTIGEAIRENGKVIVTGCLGAKEDVIREVHPNVLAVSGPHAYDEVMNQVHEVVEKPVHNPFESLVPDTGVKLTPKHYAYLKISEGCNHRCTFCIIPSFRGDLVSRPVGEVLHEAKRLADAGVKELLVISQDTSAYGVDTKYKLDFWEGRPVKTRLTQLCEELAKFGIWVRLHYVYPYPNVDELIPLMAEGKILPYLDIPFQHASPKVLKNMKRPAHSEKVLERIKKWREICPNIVLRSTFIVGFPGETEEDFQMLLDFLEEAQLDRVGCFKYSPVEGATANELPDQVDEEIKQERWERFMEVQQRISAAKLQAKVGTIMDVIVDEVVEEGAVCRSFGDAPEIDGQVFLDNQVHLKPGEIVTVEIEEADEYDMWGHLV, encoded by the coding sequence ATGAGCGATAGTAAAACCAACACTGCATCTGGCAAAGGAAAGGTCGGGTTTGTTTCCTTAGGCTGTCCTAAGAATACCGTAGACTCCGAGCGCATTCTGACTCAGCTAAAAACCGAGGGCTACGAGATTTCCCCGAGCTATGATGATGCGGATGTTGTTCTGGTAAATACCTGTGGATTCATTGATAGCGCGGTCCAGGAATCCCTGGATACCATCGGTGAAGCCATTCGGGAAAACGGCAAAGTCATTGTGACCGGCTGTTTGGGGGCCAAAGAAGACGTTATTCGCGAAGTTCACCCGAATGTTTTGGCCGTAAGTGGTCCACATGCCTACGATGAAGTTATGAACCAGGTTCATGAAGTGGTTGAGAAACCAGTTCACAACCCATTTGAAAGCCTGGTTCCTGATACTGGCGTCAAGTTGACACCAAAACATTACGCTTATCTTAAAATATCTGAAGGTTGTAACCATCGCTGTACCTTCTGCATTATTCCATCGTTCCGTGGTGATTTGGTTAGCCGCCCTGTTGGCGAAGTTCTTCATGAAGCCAAGCGTCTTGCGGATGCCGGTGTAAAAGAATTATTAGTTATTTCTCAAGATACCAGTGCTTACGGCGTAGACACCAAATACAAACTAGACTTCTGGGAAGGTCGTCCGGTTAAAACCCGTCTAACCCAGTTATGTGAGGAACTGGCAAAATTCGGGATTTGGGTTCGCCTGCATTATGTATACCCATACCCGAATGTTGATGAACTGATTCCGTTAATGGCGGAAGGTAAGATTCTTCCGTATTTGGATATCCCATTCCAACACGCCTCACCTAAAGTGTTGAAAAACATGAAGCGCCCTGCTCATTCTGAAAAAGTGTTGGAGCGCATCAAGAAGTGGCGCGAGATCTGCCCGAACATTGTGCTTCGTTCAACGTTCATTGTTGGCTTCCCTGGCGAGACAGAGGAAGACTTCCAGATGTTGTTAGACTTCCTGGAAGAAGCTCAGTTGGATCGTGTCGGCTGTTTCAAGTATTCGCCGGTTGAAGGCGCTACAGCTAACGAGCTTCCAGATCAGGTAGATGAAGAAATCAAACAAGAGCGCTGGGAGCGCTTCATGGAAGTCCAGCAACGCATCAGTGCCGCAAAGCTACAAGCGAAAGTAGGCACCATCATGGATGTGATTGTTGACGAAGTGGTAGAAGAAGGCGCCGTGTGTCGTTCATTTGGTGACGCACCGGAAATTGATGGCCAAGTATTCCTTGATAACCAGGTTCACCTTAAACCGGGTGAGATCGTTACCGTCGAAATCGAAGAAGCCGACGAATACGATATGTGGGGTCATCTGGTGTAA
- a CDS encoding Lnb N-terminal periplasmic domain-containing protein, with amino-acid sequence MSSYARANDNQYLVQLKEQAIKAKLSEDSTWRALLHYHEDSFSSSGYSSYVDDADFFYAEDGDTNSEAELLSTLEQVFSTQTQGNDQAQCRFVYRFNWLSEKLSIDSDKLPKATCSDYQMWRKEVNAYSASLVFPASTLNSPSSMFGHTLLRFDPKDIEEGSDWLSYALNFGANVDSGDNSIFFAYRGLAGGYPGVYNMMRYFEKIKEYNRMENRDMWEYKLNLTQKEVDLVLQHVWELKDINFDYFFLDENCSFRLLELLELVRPEVNLTDQFNYAVIPTNTVRVVIDQGMVDEIRFRPSEVSVLRTRIKSLSSESQILARELADDIDVMERPEFQALEDKEKADVIQLAYSFLRYQQRKVQRSKEMAKRSHRLLLALNKLPSEELVVKEPASPETGHETSMLSFGLGERNDDFYQQINFRVNYHDLLDNEQGYLRGAQIMFANTELRYYEDAGLKFNRFDLLDINSISKRNRFLTPLSWRVNVGYERVFSEYDDTGVLQVNAGAGHTYEVTDDIAAYGLLTARLEHNKDFEYFAEPAFGAAFGVLNNTTFGAQKWDINGYKFLNGEYRIKGSFDQNINLSVNHALRFSLGYEWHKQDTFMEAFASYRFYF; translated from the coding sequence ATGTCTTCGTATGCTCGGGCCAATGACAATCAATATCTTGTTCAGTTAAAAGAACAAGCAATCAAAGCAAAATTGTCTGAAGACTCTACCTGGCGTGCTTTATTGCATTATCACGAAGATTCATTCTCTTCTTCGGGGTACAGCAGTTATGTGGATGATGCCGATTTTTTCTATGCGGAAGACGGGGATACAAACAGTGAGGCTGAGTTATTAAGTACTTTGGAACAAGTGTTCTCTACTCAAACTCAAGGTAATGATCAGGCGCAATGCCGTTTTGTTTATCGCTTTAACTGGTTGTCTGAAAAGTTATCTATAGATTCTGATAAATTGCCGAAGGCCACTTGTTCTGACTATCAGATGTGGCGAAAAGAAGTAAATGCCTATTCTGCATCTTTGGTGTTTCCTGCCAGTACCTTAAATAGTCCTTCCTCCATGTTTGGTCATACGCTTTTGCGATTTGATCCAAAAGACATTGAAGAGGGATCGGATTGGCTTTCGTATGCATTGAATTTTGGGGCCAATGTCGACAGTGGTGATAACTCGATCTTTTTTGCCTATCGTGGTTTGGCCGGAGGTTATCCAGGCGTCTACAACATGATGCGCTATTTCGAGAAGATTAAAGAATACAACCGCATGGAAAATCGAGACATGTGGGAGTACAAGCTTAACCTGACGCAGAAAGAAGTGGATTTAGTTCTTCAACATGTATGGGAACTTAAAGATATTAACTTTGATTACTTCTTTTTGGATGAGAACTGTTCTTTCCGTCTATTGGAATTATTGGAATTGGTTCGACCTGAGGTCAACCTGACGGATCAGTTCAATTATGCTGTGATACCTACGAATACGGTTCGAGTGGTGATTGATCAAGGCATGGTCGATGAAATTCGATTCAGGCCGTCAGAAGTGAGTGTGTTGCGGACCCGCATTAAATCCTTATCTTCTGAGAGTCAGATCTTAGCGAGGGAATTGGCTGATGACATCGACGTGATGGAACGCCCGGAATTTCAGGCGTTAGAAGACAAAGAGAAAGCGGATGTCATTCAATTAGCCTACAGCTTTTTACGGTATCAGCAGCGTAAAGTGCAGCGTAGCAAAGAGATGGCAAAGCGTAGCCATCGTCTGTTATTGGCATTGAATAAATTGCCGTCAGAAGAGTTGGTTGTGAAAGAACCCGCATCGCCAGAGACAGGTCATGAAACCAGCATGCTTTCTTTTGGGCTGGGTGAGCGTAACGATGACTTTTATCAGCAAATTAATTTCAGGGTGAACTATCACGATCTTTTGGATAATGAGCAGGGCTATCTACGCGGTGCTCAAATTATGTTTGCTAATACCGAACTTAGGTATTACGAAGATGCAGGGTTGAAGTTTAATCGTTTTGACTTGTTGGATATTAATTCAATCTCCAAACGAAATCGCTTTTTGACCCCTTTGTCCTGGCGAGTGAACGTTGGTTATGAACGAGTATTCAGCGAATACGATGATACGGGCGTTCTTCAAGTGAATGCCGGTGCAGGGCATACCTACGAAGTGACCGATGATATTGCTGCCTATGGATTACTGACTGCTCGATTAGAGCACAATAAGGATTTTGAGTATTTTGCAGAGCCTGCGTTTGGTGCTGCATTTGGTGTGTTGAATAACACCACTTTTGGCGCTCAGAAGTGGGACATCAATGGCTATAAATTTTTGAATGGTGAATACCGGATTAAAGGCTCATTCGATCAAAACATTAATTTATCTGTGAATCATGCGCTTCGTTTTTCTCTTGGTTATGAGTGGCATAAGCAAGATACCTTTATGGAAGCGTTTGCGAGTTATCGTTTCTATTTTTGA
- a CDS encoding DUF3015 domain-containing protein, whose protein sequence is MKRSLLAAGFLAASFSASAVVPGGDSCGWGNMLFEGQSGLPMHVVASTTNGTSGNASFGMTSGTNGCSADGTLTYGGKPMIDLGAIMDEFSEDVARGHGDALRTVAVALNIEAQDRATFDEVMHENFAVIFPSENVTAEEAMTAVLDVMKADARLSKYAA, encoded by the coding sequence ATGAAAAGATCTTTATTGGCAGCAGGTTTCTTGGCAGCTTCTTTCTCAGCTTCAGCAGTAGTACCTGGTGGTGATAGCTGTGGTTGGGGTAACATGTTGTTCGAAGGCCAGTCTGGTCTACCTATGCATGTTGTTGCTTCAACTACAAACGGTACTTCAGGTAATGCGTCATTCGGTATGACTTCTGGTACTAACGGCTGTTCTGCTGACGGTACTTTGACATACGGTGGCAAGCCTATGATCGATCTTGGCGCTATCATGGATGAGTTCTCAGAAGACGTTGCTCGTGGTCATGGTGATGCACTACGTACTGTTGCTGTTGCATTGAACATCGAAGCTCAAGACCGCGCAACTTTCGACGAAGTAATGCACGAAAACTTCGCAGTTATCTTCCCAAGCGAAAACGTAACTGCTGAAGAAGCAATGACTGCTGTTCTTGATGTTATGAAAGCTGACGCTCGTCTAAGCAAATACGCTGCTTAA
- a CDS encoding ATP-binding protein has protein sequence MNWFNNLKIRYKLALIVLLPSITLLAFSIKAIEERYNVYQDFSTTATDFHAIDYIYSIVSGLQTERTLSRVYQITENQTYQEALLRHRKVVDNAIHQLEQFVKRSEISKRFKDPRSLDPDRRINDPVNDLNQLIFDLESMRDVRAGFDNKNPNSDYFYFFSDIIQTALYLVKAITATNHDLSVLQKTNVSNLLARIEEQVSLETAHGLTFMSSPGINNDENKFLQTNMLVQNALYDDFHFELATEKQKNMLYGSESQTTSQKINELRDQMLNLPAKLEIIQQLEHIFQTRSWYNLCQLAQEGSEVSPLIRSSSSRIFILLDKYRFLSKTKPAEHSPLRALNTLLNGCENIESTDDAKSWIDELKHSLESLKEAALIFELTEWYELSKQKSAHIHNIRQIISQQALSEIIDLSDSARHQLVRYIIVTLLAIIGSLWLGYLLVSRASNTLGSINKTLSSYAKSGHFSNKVSVYGNDEISEVALHLNQVIDERESMNIALEHSETKFLEVCHASSEPIFLIRNHEIIDYNHSGANLLKADEDRINGANLGQLLIAPHMNEPERIKEINQLIDDASSNGSSHKELNFLAPKQDDISIIHISLISMVFQGENIIYCVCKDVTAQKRAEKALIESKRAAEAANKTKSMFLANMSHELRTPMNGILGMASLLQKTELNSEQNEYVSTINNSASTLLNILNDILDFSKIEAGKLQIEILPFNLVRLVEDVSALLNIKAAEKGINLDTRIQPDLPEELIGDYVRIKQIILNLCSNAIKFTEQGHVMIHVKRDPSVQVRPLSNKVPLVIEVVDTGYGINNQKLNDIFRVFTQEDSSTTRRFGGTGLGLTISRQLAELMGGKISVESIKGHGSTFSLHLPLAAPKGAPELFSRGLMQGQHICLACQDDNELDSLKEIFRHFGASVHPVKTNEQLDQLFAREDEVSKAISLIHISDDFDYQCINSEMEKLTPMHPSMWVVFANSAQNDLLPEPLITDYFDGCYSKIYRYSILEAMLQRLTIKQDTQKQLLTKADLTEKDLLLDSNQSTKEANFAISVLLVEDNPVNQRVATRILEKLGCTVDLAEDGTKALEMFHHNYDVILMDCQMPVMDGFEATRNIRAREANLGGKNLIIALTANTIEGDKKKCIEAGMDDFIPKPVTMNALEELLSKYFNHQQEPLSNTL, from the coding sequence ATGAATTGGTTTAACAACCTAAAAATTCGTTACAAGCTCGCTCTTATCGTATTGCTTCCCAGCATTACGCTTTTGGCCTTTTCAATTAAGGCTATCGAAGAAAGGTACAATGTTTACCAGGACTTTTCGACCACAGCCACTGACTTCCACGCCATTGATTACATTTATTCCATTGTTAGCGGCTTACAAACAGAGCGTACCCTAAGCCGAGTTTATCAAATTACAGAAAACCAAACCTACCAGGAAGCGTTGTTGAGACACAGAAAAGTGGTCGATAACGCAATCCATCAACTGGAACAATTTGTTAAACGCAGCGAGATCAGCAAGCGATTCAAAGACCCTAGAAGCCTTGATCCGGATCGACGAATCAATGATCCAGTCAATGACCTTAACCAACTGATCTTTGACCTGGAATCTATGCGCGATGTGCGCGCAGGTTTTGATAACAAGAACCCCAACTCTGACTATTTCTATTTCTTCTCTGACATCATTCAGACCGCGTTATATTTGGTAAAAGCCATTACAGCCACCAACCACGACCTATCTGTTCTTCAAAAAACCAATGTATCTAACTTATTGGCACGTATTGAAGAACAGGTAAGTCTTGAAACGGCACATGGATTAACCTTCATGAGCTCACCAGGCATAAACAACGATGAGAATAAGTTCTTACAAACCAATATGCTGGTTCAGAATGCATTGTACGATGACTTTCATTTCGAGTTAGCGACTGAAAAGCAAAAGAACATGCTTTACGGCAGTGAAAGCCAAACCACCTCTCAAAAAATCAATGAATTGAGAGACCAAATGCTGAACCTGCCTGCAAAACTGGAAATCATTCAGCAGTTAGAACATATTTTCCAAACACGATCGTGGTACAACTTATGTCAATTAGCGCAAGAAGGCAGTGAAGTCTCTCCACTCATTCGTTCAAGCAGCAGTCGTATCTTCATTCTTTTAGACAAATACCGCTTCCTTTCAAAAACCAAACCCGCCGAACACTCACCATTAAGGGCTTTAAACACACTACTAAACGGATGTGAGAATATTGAAAGCACTGATGATGCTAAATCGTGGATTGATGAGCTGAAACACAGCCTTGAATCTCTAAAAGAAGCGGCTCTTATTTTTGAATTAACCGAATGGTATGAGCTATCCAAGCAGAAAAGCGCCCACATTCATAACATTCGTCAAATCATCAGCCAACAGGCATTGAGTGAAATCATCGATCTCTCAGACAGCGCTCGCCATCAGCTGGTTCGCTACATTATCGTCACCCTCCTTGCGATTATCGGTTCTCTTTGGTTGGGTTATTTGCTGGTATCCAGAGCTTCCAATACGCTTGGCTCAATAAACAAGACACTATCGAGTTATGCCAAGAGCGGGCACTTTTCAAATAAAGTCTCTGTCTATGGAAATGATGAGATCAGTGAAGTAGCTCTTCACCTGAATCAGGTGATTGATGAGCGTGAATCCATGAATATTGCACTGGAACACAGTGAAACCAAGTTCCTGGAAGTGTGCCACGCCTCCAGCGAACCTATTTTCTTGATCCGTAACCACGAGATCATTGATTACAACCATTCTGGTGCCAACTTACTGAAGGCAGATGAAGACCGAATCAATGGTGCCAATCTGGGGCAACTTCTGATAGCACCACACATGAATGAGCCAGAGCGAATAAAAGAAATCAATCAACTGATTGATGATGCATCAAGTAATGGTTCTTCTCATAAAGAACTTAACTTCCTGGCACCTAAGCAAGATGACATTTCCATCATCCATATTTCGCTGATTTCTATGGTATTCCAGGGTGAAAATATCATTTACTGCGTGTGTAAGGACGTTACCGCTCAGAAACGTGCAGAAAAAGCACTGATTGAATCGAAGCGTGCAGCAGAAGCCGCTAACAAGACCAAGAGCATGTTCCTGGCTAACATGTCCCATGAGCTAAGAACCCCAATGAACGGGATTCTGGGCATGGCGTCACTGCTTCAAAAAACAGAACTTAATTCAGAACAAAACGAATACGTTTCAACCATTAATAATTCCGCCTCCACCCTTCTGAATATTCTGAATGACATTCTCGATTTCTCAAAAATTGAGGCCGGCAAACTACAAATCGAAATCCTTCCTTTTAACCTGGTGAGACTGGTTGAAGATGTTTCCGCCCTTTTGAATATCAAAGCCGCCGAAAAAGGAATTAATCTCGACACCCGTATTCAGCCTGACCTTCCGGAAGAACTGATTGGCGATTACGTTCGCATCAAACAAATTATTCTTAACTTATGTTCCAATGCGATTAAATTTACTGAACAAGGCCACGTGATGATTCATGTGAAGCGTGACCCATCAGTTCAGGTGCGTCCGTTATCCAACAAAGTACCATTAGTCATTGAAGTCGTTGATACAGGCTACGGCATTAACAATCAAAAGCTGAACGACATTTTCAGAGTCTTCACACAAGAAGACAGTTCCACTACCCGCCGCTTTGGAGGCACGGGTCTGGGATTAACCATCTCTCGCCAGCTTGCAGAACTGATGGGTGGCAAAATCTCGGTCGAAAGCATCAAGGGCCACGGATCTACCTTCAGCCTGCATCTACCATTAGCCGCGCCCAAAGGAGCTCCTGAGCTATTTTCCCGAGGATTAATGCAAGGCCAACACATTTGCCTGGCTTGTCAGGATGACAACGAACTGGATTCCCTCAAAGAAATTTTCAGACACTTTGGTGCCAGCGTTCATCCAGTTAAAACCAATGAACAGTTGGATCAATTATTTGCTCGCGAAGACGAAGTCTCCAAGGCCATTTCATTAATCCATATATCAGATGACTTTGACTACCAGTGCATTAACAGCGAGATGGAAAAGTTAACCCCTATGCACCCGTCCATGTGGGTTGTGTTTGCGAACAGCGCTCAAAATGACCTGTTACCAGAACCACTAATCACTGACTATTTTGATGGCTGTTATTCCAAAATCTATCGATACAGCATTCTGGAAGCAATGCTTCAGCGGTTAACAATCAAACAGGACACTCAAAAACAATTACTGACCAAGGCAGACCTGACAGAAAAGGACCTTCTGTTAGATTCAAACCAAAGCACCAAAGAAGCCAACTTTGCAATCTCGGTACTGTTGGTGGAAGACAACCCGGTCAACCAGCGAGTCGCAACACGCATTCTTGAGAAACTAGGGTGCACTGTAGATCTGGCTGAGGATGGAACCAAAGCGCTTGAAATGTTCCATCATAATTACGATGTCATTCTGATGGACTGCCAAATGCCTGTCATGGATGGCTTTGAAGCCACCCGAAATATTCGGGCAAGAGAAGCAAACCTAGGTGGTAAGAACTTAATCATTGCGCTCACCGCCAACACCATTGAGGGAGACAAGAAGAAGTGTATTGAGGCTGGCATGGATGACTTCATTCCAAAACCCGTCACAATGAATGCTCTTGAGGAGCTGTTAAGTAAGTATTTTAATCACCAGCAAGAACCTCTCTCAAACACCTTGTAA
- a CDS encoding alpha/beta hydrolase, whose protein sequence is MSGLMQVIKLVGITVLFLMMAGCRSLTTLYFYPSTQYVHDPKDHGLSYETITLTTSDGETLSNWLFHPQGEVKGRVVFFHGNAENISTHFGSIHWLPKEGYEVLAVDYRGYGKSTGVPILPEILSDMQLAYQWMLARSEKDKLPVFVLGQSIGASLTTMAVAQLEEQPECIVLDAGFASFSDMARISFQRSWLFWPFAYPASWLLPSDLNPEDYAGQIQSRVLQFHSPDDQVVPYDQGRLLMNQFPKVTWVDSSGPHITTFNHTVNRKTLLDFYGACGAH, encoded by the coding sequence ATGTCGGGCTTAATGCAGGTTATAAAGTTAGTCGGGATAACAGTGTTGTTTTTGATGATGGCAGGATGCCGGTCATTAACAACGCTCTACTTTTATCCGAGTACTCAATATGTTCATGACCCCAAGGATCATGGCCTTTCTTATGAAACTATCACTTTAACAACCTCTGATGGTGAGACACTGAGCAACTGGTTGTTTCACCCACAAGGAGAGGTGAAAGGACGAGTTGTTTTCTTCCACGGAAACGCCGAAAACATCAGTACTCATTTTGGAAGCATTCACTGGCTGCCTAAAGAAGGCTATGAGGTATTGGCGGTTGATTATCGTGGATATGGTAAGTCTACCGGAGTTCCGATTCTTCCTGAGATTCTTTCAGATATGCAGTTGGCGTATCAATGGATGTTGGCTCGTTCGGAAAAGGATAAATTGCCTGTGTTTGTCCTGGGGCAAAGCATTGGGGCGTCTCTAACCACCATGGCTGTAGCCCAGCTGGAAGAACAACCGGAGTGTATTGTGTTGGATGCAGGCTTTGCATCATTTAGCGATATGGCTCGAATCAGCTTTCAACGATCCTGGTTATTTTGGCCTTTTGCGTATCCTGCCAGTTGGTTATTACCGTCGGACTTAAATCCAGAGGATTACGCTGGTCAGATCCAATCGCGTGTACTGCAGTTCCACTCGCCTGATGATCAGGTTGTACCCTATGACCAAGGGCGATTGTTAATGAATCAGTTTCCGAAGGTAACCTGGGTTGATTCTTCTGGCCCTCACATTACAACCTTTAATCATACGGTGAATAGAAAGACACTGCTGGATTTCTATGGTGCTTGTGGTGCTCATTAA
- a CDS encoding HDOD domain-containing protein: MELAAIFDSSKQLPNIPKVVQELIESFKDEDSIDIDDIADKISKDQVLSAKVLRIANSAKFSSSREVKTINDAVVLLGLSMLRTMVLASGISGAVTVPPGFDRKAFWKDSFAVAELSRWIANYTDTNPETAFTAGMLYSIGIVLMHTVYPQESVGVEAMVKEGKDRREAEQQVFGYDYAQVGAELARRWRFPDEMCEGIASHCDPLADSEVSNMAGIINIAIFLRKAHQEKLSEEEIIQQFPNQIADAVGMDHPRALQEVQSTVGVEESLEALLEGL, from the coding sequence ATGGAATTAGCAGCCATTTTCGATAGTTCAAAACAGCTCCCAAATATTCCAAAAGTGGTTCAGGAATTAATTGAAAGCTTTAAGGATGAAGACTCCATTGATATCGATGATATCGCGGATAAAATTTCGAAAGATCAGGTGCTCTCAGCGAAAGTGTTGAGAATTGCGAACTCGGCAAAATTCAGTTCTTCAAGAGAAGTTAAAACCATCAATGATGCTGTTGTGTTGTTGGGGTTGAGCATGTTGCGAACGATGGTCTTGGCGTCAGGGATTTCCGGCGCCGTAACTGTACCTCCGGGCTTTGATCGAAAGGCGTTTTGGAAAGACAGTTTTGCTGTGGCTGAGTTATCACGATGGATTGCCAACTATACGGATACCAACCCTGAAACGGCATTTACGGCAGGTATGCTATATTCCATTGGTATCGTTCTGATGCATACAGTTTACCCTCAAGAAAGTGTGGGGGTAGAAGCTATGGTGAAAGAAGGTAAGGATCGCAGAGAAGCTGAGCAACAGGTTTTTGGGTATGACTATGCTCAGGTGGGGGCCGAATTAGCAAGAAGATGGCGTTTCCCTGACGAAATGTGCGAAGGAATTGCCAGTCATTGTGATCCGTTGGCCGATAGCGAAGTTTCTAACATGGCCGGAATTATTAATATTGCAATCTTTTTGCGTAAGGCACATCAGGAGAAACTTAGCGAAGAAGAGATTATTCAACAGTTCCCTAATCAAATTGCGGATGCAGTGGGGATGGATCATCCGAGAGCGCTTCAGGAAGTTCAGAGTACCGTCGGGGTTGAAGAAAGCCTTGAAGCTCTTTTGGAGGGATTATGA
- the argF gene encoding ornithine carbamoyltransferase: MAFNLRNRHFLKLLDFNQEEIGFLLSLAANLKAAKYGGYEQPRLKGKQIALIFEKSSTRTRCAFEVAAQDQGAYVTYLGPSGSQIGHKESMKDTARVLGRMYDGIQYRGYGQSVVEELAEHAGVPVWNGLTDEFHPTQILADFLTMQEHSHKSLHEMTFCYLGDGRNNMANSLMVGAAIMGLDFRIAAPKSCQPEEELVATCQKIAAASGAKIVLTEDVEEGVKGADFLYTDVWVSMGEPDSVWEERVTLLKPYQINQQVIEMTGNPEVKFMHCLPAFHNRETKVGEEIYQKFGLDGMEVTEDVFESRHSIVFDQAENRMHTIKAVMVATLGD, encoded by the coding sequence ATGGCATTTAATTTGAGAAATAGACACTTTTTAAAGCTTCTGGATTTTAATCAAGAAGAGATTGGTTTCTTGTTGTCCCTAGCTGCAAATTTAAAAGCAGCGAAATACGGAGGGTATGAACAACCTCGTTTAAAAGGGAAACAGATTGCGCTGATTTTTGAAAAGTCTTCTACCCGAACCCGCTGTGCATTTGAAGTAGCCGCTCAAGATCAGGGTGCCTACGTTACTTACCTTGGTCCGAGTGGTTCTCAAATCGGTCATAAAGAATCCATGAAAGATACCGCGCGAGTACTAGGGCGGATGTATGACGGCATTCAATACCGTGGTTATGGTCAATCAGTGGTTGAAGAATTGGCAGAGCACGCTGGCGTGCCGGTGTGGAATGGTTTGACGGATGAGTTTCATCCAACCCAAATTCTGGCCGATTTTCTGACAATGCAAGAACATTCTCACAAGTCGCTGCATGAAATGACGTTCTGTTATCTGGGTGATGGTCGCAATAATATGGCTAATTCCCTGATGGTCGGCGCGGCGATCATGGGGTTAGATTTCCGAATTGCAGCACCAAAGAGCTGCCAGCCAGAAGAAGAACTGGTTGCGACTTGTCAAAAAATCGCAGCAGCTTCAGGCGCGAAAATTGTCTTGACCGAAGATGTGGAAGAAGGCGTGAAAGGCGCTGATTTCCTATATACCGATGTTTGGGTTTCTATGGGTGAACCGGATTCAGTCTGGGAAGAGCGCGTCACTCTGCTGAAGCCGTACCAAATTAACCAACAGGTCATTGAAATGACCGGAAACCCTGAAGTGAAATTCATGCATTGCTTGCCTGCGTTCCACAACAGAGAAACCAAAGTGGGTGAAGAGATTTACCAGAAGTTTGGTTTGGATGGCATGGAAGTGACGGAAGATGTGTTTGAATCCAGACATTCTATTGTCTTTGATCAGGCGGAAAACAGAATGCATACCATCAAAGCCGTTATGGTTGCTACTTTAGGGGATTAA
- a CDS encoding PhzF family phenazine biosynthesis protein — protein sequence MSNWLTIYQVDAFTNQLFKGNPAAVVPLTEWLDDELLQKIAAENNLSETAFFALDEQGELLLRWFTPTSEVELCGHATLATAHVLFEEMGFGDDQITFQTKYKGPLTVTKESEGYSMAFPNLKPEAVAEVPQAISSGLQLEISETLVSDDYLVVLPSEEDVRAISPDFKILAQLDRRGVIVTAPGKDVDFVSRYFAPAFGIDEDPVTGSAHCVSAPFWAEKLGKQTLTARQVSEREGELACIVSDQVVTLKGDAVLYMKGSILVA from the coding sequence ATGAGTAATTGGTTAACGATTTATCAGGTTGATGCCTTCACTAATCAACTGTTTAAGGGTAATCCTGCTGCTGTAGTTCCGTTGACGGAGTGGTTGGATGATGAGCTATTACAAAAAATAGCTGCTGAAAATAACCTGTCAGAGACGGCTTTCTTTGCTTTAGATGAGCAAGGCGAGTTGCTTTTGAGATGGTTTACTCCCACCAGCGAAGTAGAGCTTTGTGGTCATGCAACCTTGGCTACGGCCCATGTGCTTTTTGAAGAAATGGGCTTTGGTGATGATCAGATTACTTTCCAAACCAAATACAAAGGTCCACTGACTGTGACTAAGGAATCGGAAGGCTACAGTATGGCATTTCCGAATCTAAAGCCGGAAGCTGTGGCAGAGGTTCCTCAGGCTATTTCTTCAGGCCTGCAATTAGAAATCTCCGAGACTTTGGTTTCTGATGATTATCTGGTGGTTTTGCCTTCGGAAGAGGATGTACGTGCAATATCTCCTGACTTTAAAATCCTTGCTCAACTGGATCGACGAGGAGTCATTGTGACTGCACCAGGAAAAGATGTGGATTTCGTATCTCGCTATTTTGCGCCAGCGTTTGGCATTGATGAAGATCCTGTGACGGGGTCGGCGCACTGTGTGTCAGCACCTTTTTGGGCGGAAAAACTGGGTAAGCAGACGTTAACAGCCCGACAGGTTTCTGAGCGGGAAGGTGAGTTAGCTTGCATCGTGTCAGATCAGGTGGTCACTCTAAAGGGTGATGCTGTGTTGTATATGAAAGGCTCCATCCTGGTAGCCTAG